Proteins from a single region of Demequina sp. NBRC 110054:
- the pyrR gene encoding bifunctional pyr operon transcriptional regulator/uracil phosphoribosyltransferase PyrR, giving the protein MTGTLLGAPDIGRALTRIAHEILERNDGADSVVLLGIPTRGLPLAERIASKISAVEPGFDSDARCGALDITMYRDDLHKQPIRSIGTTSVPSVGIDDQVVVLVDDVLHTGRTIRAALDAIKDLGRPRAVQLAVLVDRGHRELPIRADFVGKNLPTSRSERVDVHLQEIDGEDAVILTHSRGGDDA; this is encoded by the coding sequence TTGACCGGCACCTTGCTCGGCGCGCCCGATATCGGCCGCGCACTGACACGCATCGCGCACGAGATCCTCGAGCGCAACGACGGCGCCGACTCCGTCGTCCTGCTCGGCATCCCGACCCGAGGCCTCCCGCTCGCTGAGCGCATCGCGAGCAAGATCTCCGCGGTCGAGCCCGGCTTCGACTCCGACGCCCGCTGCGGCGCCCTCGACATCACGATGTACCGCGACGACCTCCACAAGCAGCCGATCCGCTCGATCGGCACCACGTCGGTCCCGAGCGTCGGCATCGACGACCAGGTCGTCGTCCTCGTGGACGATGTGCTTCACACGGGCCGTACGATCCGCGCCGCCCTGGACGCGATCAAGGACCTGGGCCGGCCCCGCGCGGTGCAGCTCGCGGTCCTCGTGGACCGCGGCCACCGCGAGCTCCCGATCCGCGCGGACTTCGTCGGCAAGAACCTGCCGACGTCGCGCAGCGAGCGCGTGGACGTCCACCTCCAGGAGATCGACGGCGAGGACGCCGTGATCCTCACGCACAGCAGGGGAGGGGACGACGCATGA
- the nusB gene encoding transcription antitermination factor NusB — protein sequence MAARTKARKRALDILFEADQRGANVSEVLEERLQNSGRETPLPPYSEELVRGVVGRWIEITALVQEASPDWELTRMPAVDRALLRLATWEILFNPSVPTAVAIDEAVDLASDLSTDDSPRFINGVLGKIARDAPAFPSDVADVEDDAQ from the coding sequence ATGGCCGCACGCACCAAGGCCCGCAAGCGCGCGCTCGACATCCTCTTCGAGGCCGACCAGCGCGGCGCCAACGTCTCCGAGGTCCTCGAGGAGCGCCTGCAGAACTCGGGCCGCGAGACCCCGCTGCCGCCGTACAGCGAGGAGCTCGTGCGCGGCGTCGTGGGCCGCTGGATCGAGATCACCGCGCTCGTGCAGGAGGCCTCGCCCGACTGGGAGCTCACGCGCATGCCCGCCGTGGACCGCGCCCTGCTGCGCCTCGCCACGTGGGAGATCCTCTTCAACCCGTCCGTCCCGACCGCGGTCGCGATCGACGAGGCCGTGGACCTCGCCTCGGACCTCTCGACGGACGACTCGCCCCGCTTCATCAACGGCGTGCTCGGCAAGATCGCCCGCGACGCGCCCGCCTTCCCGTCGGACGTCGCCGACGTCGAGGACGACGCGCAGTAA